A window from Chitinophaga filiformis encodes these proteins:
- a CDS encoding DEAD/DEAH box helicase, translated as MKFEQYHISEEIKRSLAELGFKRPTDIQFKAIPSILKGDDVLAIAQTGTGKTAAFAIPVLHMLQRYHPRKAKGEVRCVVMVPTRELAVQISGVFETIGKYTKLNILGLHGGVDEAPQLKKLAQGVDVLIATPGRMFDLISRGFIDLGQTDILILDEADHMLDLGFIRDIRDVLKHLPRKHQTLFFSATIDEEIKDLAYSVVRNPIRIQISPQDPVSKNVQHAVAFVEMDDKRFFLERLVKEFPDSKILVFVRTKVRAERVVAAMERVGVKSLAMHGGKEQDDRLQVMEEFKKGDVKLLITTDVNARGIDIPDVDYVVNYDLPEVPENYVHRVGRTGRGVKKGQAVSFCSEEEKPVLEAIQTYIGKDITVMKIDKNDYRQTISFSEDIPNDNWQLLLDEHNKQQEMMKKKKKKKK; from the coding sequence ATGAAGTTTGAGCAGTACCATATTTCCGAAGAGATTAAGAGAAGTTTAGCCGAGTTGGGTTTTAAACGTCCTACGGATATTCAATTTAAGGCGATTCCTTCCATCCTGAAGGGAGATGATGTATTGGCCATTGCACAGACAGGAACGGGTAAAACAGCCGCTTTTGCTATTCCTGTGCTGCATATGCTGCAAAGGTACCATCCCCGGAAAGCGAAGGGGGAAGTGAGATGCGTGGTAATGGTACCCACCCGCGAACTGGCTGTGCAGATCTCGGGCGTGTTTGAAACGATAGGTAAGTACACAAAACTGAACATATTAGGACTACATGGGGGCGTGGACGAGGCGCCACAGCTGAAGAAGCTGGCCCAGGGCGTGGATGTGCTGATTGCTACACCAGGCCGCATGTTCGACCTGATCAGCCGGGGCTTTATTGACCTCGGCCAGACGGACATCCTGATCCTGGATGAGGCAGACCATATGCTGGACCTCGGTTTCATCCGGGACATCCGGGATGTACTGAAACACCTTCCCCGTAAGCACCAGACCCTCTTCTTTTCTGCCACTATCGATGAAGAGATCAAAGACCTGGCCTATTCTGTAGTCAGAAACCCTATCAGGATCCAGATCTCCCCGCAGGACCCTGTATCTAAGAACGTACAGCATGCCGTAGCCTTTGTGGAAATGGACGATAAACGTTTCTTCCTGGAAAGACTGGTAAAAGAGTTCCCCGACAGTAAGATCCTGGTATTTGTGCGCACGAAAGTGCGGGCGGAAAGGGTGGTGGCTGCCATGGAGCGTGTGGGGGTAAAGTCCCTGGCCATGCATGGCGGCAAGGAGCAGGACGACCGCCTGCAGGTGATGGAAGAGTTCAAAAAGGGAGATGTCAAACTGTTGATCACCACAGATGTGAATGCCCGGGGTATTGATATCCCGGATGTGGATTACGTAGTGAATTACGACCTGCCGGAGGTGCCGGAAAACTATGTACACCGTGTAGGACGTACAGGCAGGGGCGTGAAGAAAGGACAGGCCGTCTCTTTTTGCAGTGAAGAAGAAAAGCCGGTGCTGGAAGCTATCCAGACTTACATTGGTAAGGACATCACCGTCATGAAAATAGATAAGAATGATTACCGGCAAACGATCAGTTTCTCTGAAGATATCCCGAACGATAACTGGCAGTTGCTGCTGGATGAACATAACAAACAGCAGGAAATGATGAAGAAAAAAAAGAAGAAGAAAAAGTAG
- a CDS encoding DUF1345 domain-containing protein, whose product MRGRFFVRLHPIHRVLISAGIAGGVFLLTQTLSLTPLIRIVLLWDVFALAYNITCWAVFFNRTVDEIRKYARKEDGSRIFVFIVILLACFASMLMVLLLMISDESKEADKLLYIPVAIAGILFSWTMVHTMFAFHYAHIYYDDDEDHVEKQAGGLEFPEEPEPDYLDFAYFSFVIGMTFQVSDVEISARKLRRIALLHGLLAFGLNTFVVALTINLVAGLRS is encoded by the coding sequence ATGAGAGGCAGATTCTTTGTCAGATTACACCCCATACACCGCGTATTGATCAGTGCAGGTATTGCCGGCGGGGTATTCCTGCTTACACAGACCTTGTCCCTGACCCCGCTGATCCGTATCGTATTGCTCTGGGATGTATTCGCCCTTGCATATAACATTACCTGCTGGGCCGTGTTCTTTAACCGTACTGTGGATGAGATCCGGAAATATGCCCGGAAAGAGGATGGCAGCCGCATCTTTGTATTCATCGTAATACTCCTGGCCTGTTTTGCCAGTATGCTGATGGTATTGCTGCTCATGATATCTGACGAATCAAAAGAAGCGGATAAACTACTGTATATCCCTGTGGCCATTGCCGGCATCCTGTTTTCCTGGACCATGGTGCATACCATGTTTGCCTTCCACTATGCCCATATCTACTATGACGACGATGAAGACCATGTGGAAAAACAGGCAGGTGGCCTGGAATTCCCGGAAGAACCGGAGCCTGACTACCTGGATTTTGCCTATTTCTCTTTTGTGATCGGGATGACCTTCCAGGTATCGGACGTGGAGATCAGCGCCCGTAAATTGCGGCGTATAGCGCTGTTACACGGCCTGCTGGCTTTTGGACTAAATACCTTCGTGGTAGCACTGACCATCAACCTGGTGGCAGGGCTGAGGAGTTAA
- a CDS encoding HTTM domain-containing protein: MLTYLKRFFLAPSTGEPLAFFRIAIALLGLVQGGWLAGSITLLYGADGLVPWSLSSGIVDPYMPQLSWLQPLVRVTGVAADTWVYVLMGLYLCSLALLLLGKYTRYAAFVAWALHFTFINTGFMAAYGVETFMHIALFYCIIMPVGAVYAWDTFSPHTRPLATEWNTLSIRVLQLHLCVVYIASGLEKAMGIQWWNGEAIWQTLMQGQFARFDMHWIASYPLLAKVIGWSTLLLEIGYPFFIWWRRSRPYAYLGVVLMHLGIALFMGLQLFSSIMIIFNTAAFGWPYLQQAYRSMVQPLRERKRLQRAGQLATQAFWSHFE, from the coding sequence ATGCTTACCTATCTTAAACGCTTCTTCCTGGCTCCTTCCACGGGCGAGCCACTGGCATTTTTCAGAATAGCGATTGCCCTGCTGGGACTCGTCCAGGGCGGCTGGCTGGCAGGGAGCATTACCCTGTTGTACGGTGCGGACGGGCTCGTACCCTGGTCGCTCAGCAGTGGTATTGTAGATCCCTATATGCCCCAGTTATCCTGGTTGCAGCCATTGGTGCGTGTAACGGGTGTTGCGGCAGATACCTGGGTATATGTGCTGATGGGCCTATACTTATGCAGCCTTGCCTTATTGCTGTTGGGGAAATACACCCGTTATGCGGCTTTTGTAGCATGGGCATTACACTTTACGTTTATCAATACCGGTTTCATGGCCGCATATGGCGTAGAAACGTTTATGCATATTGCCCTGTTCTATTGCATTATCATGCCGGTGGGCGCCGTGTATGCCTGGGATACCTTTTCTCCACATACCAGGCCCCTGGCAACGGAATGGAATACACTGTCGATAAGAGTATTGCAATTGCACCTGTGTGTTGTATATATCGCTTCAGGTCTTGAAAAGGCCATGGGCATACAATGGTGGAATGGGGAAGCCATCTGGCAAACCCTGATGCAGGGACAGTTTGCCCGTTTTGATATGCACTGGATAGCCAGTTATCCCTTGCTGGCAAAAGTGATCGGTTGGAGTACGCTGCTACTGGAAATAGGATATCCGTTCTTTATCTGGTGGCGCCGCAGCCGCCCCTATGCTTATCTGGGAGTGGTGCTGATGCACCTGGGTATTGCCCTGTTTATGGGATTACAATTATTCTCTTCCATCATGATCATTTTCAATACCGCGGCCTTTGGCTGGCCTTATCTGCAACAGGCCTACCGCTCAATGGTACAGCCCCTGCGGGAAAGAAAACGCCTGCAGAGGGCCGGGCAGCTGGCTACACAGGCATTCTGGAGCCATTTTGAATAG
- a CDS encoding NUDIX hydrolase has protein sequence MKPFHSYQNPSLAVDLVVFGYSKQNLSVLLLNRKEAPFKDRWVLPGAFLQMEERFKDTCSRVLKTKLGMDDVYLEQLYSFDEPDRDPRGRTISVAYYALVNPARVAIAAGSMANDVSWFNINELPALGFDHDSIFQQALQRLRSKITYFPVGFELLDDLFTMPELHELYECILDTTIDRRNFRRKILDSEYIINTGKKREGSQNRHPDLYKFNKKLKQNSFQINI, from the coding sequence ATGAAACCCTTTCATAGTTATCAGAACCCCTCCCTTGCAGTGGACCTGGTGGTGTTTGGCTACAGTAAGCAAAACCTCTCCGTTTTACTCCTGAACAGAAAGGAAGCCCCCTTCAAAGACCGCTGGGTACTTCCCGGCGCCTTCCTGCAAATGGAAGAGCGTTTCAAGGATACCTGTTCAAGGGTACTGAAAACCAAACTGGGAATGGATGACGTCTACCTCGAACAGTTGTACTCTTTTGATGAGCCAGACCGCGATCCCCGCGGCCGCACCATATCAGTGGCGTACTATGCACTGGTCAATCCGGCCAGGGTAGCCATTGCTGCCGGCAGTATGGCCAATGACGTCAGCTGGTTCAACATCAATGAGTTGCCTGCATTAGGCTTTGATCATGACAGCATCTTCCAGCAGGCACTCCAGCGCCTGCGCTCCAAGATCACGTATTTCCCTGTGGGCTTTGAGTTGCTGGACGATCTGTTCACTATGCCGGAGTTGCATGAACTATATGAATGCATCCTCGATACGACCATTGATCGCCGCAATTTCAGAAGGAAGATCCTTGATTCGGAGTATATCATTAACACAGGCAAGAAACGTGAAGGTTCCCAGAACAGGCATCCCGATCTGTACAAGTTCAATAAAAAATTAAAGCAGAATAGCTTCCAGATAAATATCTAA
- a CDS encoding NADAR family protein gives MQYNNEWLIKRYQAKEKLTYTFFWGHKGEPGNVTKSCFSQWWPAAFKDDQHVYPTAEHWMMAEKARLFNDAAAEEKILNAPSPAAAKKLGRLVQHFDAATWDAKKFNIVVQGNLLKFSQYPKMKEFLINTGNSIIVEASPLDRIWGIGMGAGHEHAENPTLWRGQNLLGYALMEVRDQLKQSIQ, from the coding sequence ATGCAATACAATAATGAATGGCTGATCAAACGATATCAGGCCAAGGAAAAGTTAACCTACACCTTCTTCTGGGGACATAAAGGAGAACCTGGCAATGTCACTAAAAGTTGCTTCAGCCAATGGTGGCCTGCCGCTTTTAAAGATGACCAACATGTTTATCCCACAGCAGAACATTGGATGATGGCTGAAAAAGCAAGACTATTCAACGATGCTGCCGCCGAAGAAAAAATACTAAACGCGCCCTCACCTGCAGCTGCTAAAAAGCTCGGCAGGCTTGTGCAACATTTTGATGCCGCCACCTGGGATGCAAAAAAATTCAACATCGTAGTGCAGGGCAACCTGCTGAAATTCTCTCAATATCCGAAGATGAAAGAATTTTTGATCAATACCGGCAACAGCATCATCGTAGAAGCCAGTCCCCTGGACAGGATCTGGGGAATAGGTATGGGCGCTGGTCATGAACACGCAGAGAACCCGACCCTCTGGAGGGGACAGAACCTCCTGGGATATGCACTGATGGAAGTCAGGGACCAACTAAAACAATCAATACAATGA
- a CDS encoding RNA 2'-phosphotransferase has translation MNEKQRKGISKFLSLILRHQPEVIGITLDENGWTDVDELIAKMNANGHRISFDDLEEVVETDDKQRYSFSHDGNKIRASQGHSVNISLGLDPQEPPAYLYHGTVSKFLDSIRKEGLQRMSRQHLHLSRDRETAVKVGSRRGAPVILNISSGEMHRDGFLFYLSDNGVWLTDHVPAKYINF, from the coding sequence ATGAACGAGAAACAAAGGAAAGGCATCAGTAAATTCCTGAGCCTCATCCTACGACATCAGCCAGAGGTGATCGGCATCACACTCGATGAGAATGGCTGGACAGATGTAGATGAACTGATCGCTAAAATGAATGCCAATGGGCATCGCATTTCTTTCGATGACCTGGAAGAAGTAGTGGAGACTGACGATAAACAACGTTATTCCTTCAGCCATGACGGCAATAAGATACGCGCCAGCCAGGGACATTCCGTGAATATCTCCCTGGGCCTGGATCCGCAGGAACCGCCGGCATACCTGTATCATGGCACCGTATCAAAGTTCCTGGACAGCATCCGTAAAGAAGGACTGCAAAGGATGAGCCGTCAGCACCTGCACCTGAGCCGCGACAGGGAAACGGCCGTTAAAGTAGGTAGCCGCCGCGGCGCACCGGTGATACTCAATATCAGCAGCGGAGAAATGCACAGGGATGGATTTCTCTTCTACCTGTCAGACAACGGCGTATGGCTCACTGATCATGTGCCAGCGAAGTATATCAATTTCTAA
- a CDS encoding ADP-ribosylglycohydrolase family protein, whose protein sequence is MMNRNFIKDALLGVATGDALGVPVEFRSRSILERDPVTDMRGYGTHHQPPGTWSDDSSLTFCLAEMLCNGYDLQNLANRFINWKHYSYWTPHGDVFDIGIATAEAITRLQNGTPPTLGGGTTEGSNGNGSLMRILPLLFYIKDMPIAERFKHVQEVSSLTHAHLRSVNACFIYLELALAILKGQSKETAYETVCSTVTDFLQNGETHHFSDILSGQLPQFPIAKIHGTGYVLRTLEAAIWCLLNTNSYSEAVLQAVNLGDDTDTTGAVTGGLAGLLYGWETIPAHWLNVLAKRDAIDQLIVNLQAKIYR, encoded by the coding sequence ATGATGAACAGGAATTTTATCAAAGACGCATTACTGGGAGTGGCTACCGGCGATGCCCTGGGCGTACCGGTGGAATTCCGCTCCAGGAGCATCCTAGAGCGGGATCCCGTTACAGATATGCGGGGTTATGGAACACATCATCAGCCACCAGGCACCTGGTCTGATGATAGTTCGCTTACATTTTGTCTGGCCGAGATGTTGTGCAATGGATATGACCTGCAAAACCTTGCCAACCGCTTTATTAACTGGAAGCATTACAGCTACTGGACGCCTCATGGAGACGTGTTCGATATTGGCATTGCCACAGCAGAAGCCATTACAAGATTACAAAACGGCACTCCTCCTACACTCGGCGGTGGCACCACAGAAGGCAGTAATGGCAATGGCTCTCTCATGCGCATCCTGCCATTGCTCTTCTATATAAAAGACATGCCCATAGCCGAACGCTTTAAACATGTACAGGAAGTATCGTCGCTTACACATGCACACCTGCGTTCTGTCAATGCCTGCTTTATTTACCTGGAACTGGCCCTGGCTATCCTGAAGGGGCAGTCAAAAGAAACTGCCTATGAAACAGTTTGCAGCACAGTGACAGACTTTCTGCAGAACGGGGAAACACATCATTTCAGCGATATACTTTCGGGTCAATTGCCACAATTCCCCATAGCAAAAATTCATGGTACGGGCTATGTGCTCCGTACGCTGGAAGCAGCCATCTGGTGCCTGCTCAATACCAATTCTTACAGCGAAGCTGTATTACAGGCTGTGAACCTCGGAGATGATACGGACACGACAGGAGCTGTGACGGGCGGACTGGCAGGCCTGCTCTACGGTTGGGAAACAATTCCGGCCCACTGGCTAAATGTTTTGGCCAAAAGAGATGCAATTGACCAGTTGATTGTTAACTTGCAGGCCAAAATTTACAGGTAA
- a CDS encoding metallophosphoesterase family protein — protein MARTFVIGDIHGALRALEQVLGRIGLKADDQLIFLGDYVDGWSQSAQVIDYLMQLEKQYACTFIKGNHDAWCESWLMGGFPDQTWQFNGGKETVASYDGYSQSQKNSHIIFFNRMKDYVIDSESRLFIHAGFTSMHGPAMERYDTSYHWDRTLWEMAITMDKRIKRDSKLFPKRLLVFNEIFIGHTPTINYDVDVPMNGCNVWNVDTGAAFYGKLTAMDIDTKKFWQSDPVQQLYPNEKGRNR, from the coding sequence ATGGCGCGGACGTTTGTAATTGGGGATATACATGGCGCATTGAGAGCCCTGGAACAGGTACTTGGCAGGATCGGGCTGAAAGCAGATGATCAGCTCATCTTCCTGGGAGATTATGTGGATGGCTGGTCACAATCCGCACAGGTCATTGATTATCTCATGCAACTGGAAAAACAATACGCCTGCACTTTTATCAAAGGTAATCATGACGCCTGGTGCGAGTCATGGTTAATGGGTGGATTCCCTGACCAGACCTGGCAATTCAATGGCGGAAAAGAAACGGTGGCCAGCTATGATGGTTATAGCCAGTCGCAGAAAAATAGTCATATCATTTTCTTCAACCGGATGAAAGACTATGTCATTGATTCGGAAAGCAGGTTGTTCATACATGCGGGCTTCACTTCCATGCATGGTCCTGCCATGGAGCGATATGACACCAGCTACCACTGGGACAGAACACTCTGGGAAATGGCCATCACGATGGATAAACGTATCAAACGAGATTCCAAGTTGTTCCCTAAAAGATTGTTGGTCTTCAACGAGATCTTTATTGGTCATACGCCTACCATCAACTACGATGTAGATGTACCCATGAATGGTTGTAATGTGTGGAATGTAGATACCGGTGCAGCTTTTTATGGCAAGCTGACGGCCATGGATATTGATACAAAAAAATTCTGGCAGAGTGATCCTGTGCAGCAACTATATCCTAACGAAAAAGGAAGGAACCGTTAA
- a CDS encoding InlB B-repeat-containing protein: MKTLILLALTCLPGIGMSYAQTPLYVAPGGSASNLGTNINAPTTLANALATIPAGGTIYLRGGTYSFSATVVITATNNGTSSAYKNVTAYASEVPVLDFSGQAVADANRGLVLDGDYWHFTGITITGAGDNGMLLAGNNNIIEKCIFSKNHDSGLQLSRYVTSNTTLSSWPSNNLILNCEAFDNQDPDNEDADGFAAKLTCGTGNIFRGCISHNNIDDGWDLYAKSETGPIGPVTLENCVSYGNGTLSSGSTSGNGDKNGFKLGGSGIAVNHIIRRCVAFNNGHHGITDNNNPGNIEVSNNTSYNNAQSNFNFRDGSTATYRNNLSFNAGSSDKSTGTEIGASNVWWKNNASTNSGSLVVSSADFISTTPSVGKNADGSPNLGNFLALASGSDMINAGVTAPGITYTGSAPDIGARESGSTSNPGAYTLSITASPAAGGTVTANPNASSYTAGTVVTLTATAASGYTFSGWSGAASGTSTTTTVTINSNIAVTASFTASNGGGGNTLLIDDAASASSGYCGADGSRQNSYSGADGGYYINLSNATAKGVNYRITVPSAGTYSFIWRYANGGSNVSTTARLLVNGSTAVSGVSFPKTSAWTAWTTTAAVMATLAAGTNTVRIETTSSTEFANIDWLEVTGNSPSAGACSATSLAAVAYKEENMNTAVNEAARVYPNPVVNTSTLSFYNKQETRVAVRLYDANGALVSTVVNRVYPPGQHQLNIDCSRLLKAVYFIRVERDGKYETLRIIKQ, translated from the coding sequence ATGAAAACACTAATACTACTGGCACTTACATGCCTGCCGGGAATCGGCATGTCTTATGCACAAACCCCGCTGTATGTCGCTCCTGGCGGCTCAGCGTCTAACCTTGGTACAAATATCAATGCTCCCACAACACTGGCCAATGCACTTGCTACGATCCCTGCAGGAGGCACTATTTACCTGAGAGGAGGCACCTACAGTTTTTCTGCCACGGTGGTCATTACGGCTACGAACAATGGCACTTCATCGGCCTACAAGAACGTGACGGCATATGCCAGCGAAGTACCGGTGCTCGATTTCTCCGGACAAGCAGTGGCAGACGCAAATCGCGGCCTGGTGCTGGATGGCGACTACTGGCATTTTACAGGCATCACCATCACAGGCGCCGGTGATAATGGCATGTTGCTGGCAGGCAACAACAACATCATCGAAAAATGCATCTTCAGCAAAAACCATGACAGTGGCCTGCAACTAAGTCGTTATGTTACTTCCAACACGACACTCAGCTCCTGGCCTTCCAACAACCTTATCCTGAACTGCGAAGCATTCGACAACCAGGATCCGGACAATGAAGATGCAGACGGATTTGCGGCTAAACTTACCTGCGGCACAGGCAACATATTCAGGGGTTGCATTTCCCACAATAACATCGACGATGGATGGGACCTTTATGCTAAAAGCGAAACAGGTCCAATAGGCCCTGTAACGCTGGAGAACTGTGTATCATATGGCAATGGTACGCTCAGCAGTGGCAGTACTTCCGGTAATGGCGACAAGAATGGTTTTAAGCTCGGCGGCTCAGGCATTGCTGTCAATCATATCATACGCCGTTGCGTGGCTTTCAATAATGGCCATCATGGTATTACTGACAACAACAATCCCGGCAATATTGAGGTATCCAACAACACCAGTTACAACAATGCGCAATCCAATTTCAATTTCCGGGACGGCAGCACGGCTACCTATAGGAACAACCTGTCTTTCAATGCGGGCTCCAGCGATAAATCGACCGGCACTGAAATCGGCGCCAGTAATGTATGGTGGAAGAACAATGCCAGCACCAACAGCGGCAGCCTGGTAGTGAGCAGTGCAGACTTTATTTCTACTACGCCGAGTGTTGGTAAAAACGCTGACGGCAGTCCTAACCTGGGCAATTTCCTGGCCCTGGCCAGCGGCAGTGACATGATCAACGCGGGTGTAACTGCTCCTGGCATTACTTACACCGGCTCTGCGCCCGATATAGGCGCACGTGAATCAGGCAGTACCAGCAATCCCGGCGCCTATACGCTCAGCATTACAGCGTCTCCTGCTGCAGGAGGTACAGTAACTGCCAATCCCAATGCCTCGTCTTATACAGCAGGTACTGTAGTGACGCTGACGGCAACTGCTGCCAGCGGGTATACCTTCTCAGGATGGAGCGGTGCAGCCAGTGGCACATCCACTACCACAACAGTTACTATCAATTCCAACATCGCTGTAACGGCCAGTTTCACCGCCAGCAATGGAGGCGGCGGCAATACACTCCTCATAGACGATGCTGCCAGCGCCAGCAGCGGTTATTGCGGCGCAGACGGTAGTCGCCAGAACAGCTACAGCGGTGCAGATGGCGGCTACTACATCAACCTGTCCAACGCTACTGCCAAAGGCGTGAACTACCGCATTACGGTACCATCTGCAGGCACCTATTCTTTTATATGGCGATATGCCAATGGCGGTTCCAATGTTTCTACCACTGCACGCCTGCTGGTGAATGGCAGCACAGCGGTATCTGGTGTATCATTCCCTAAAACAAGCGCCTGGACAGCGTGGACAACTACCGCAGCAGTAATGGCCACACTTGCTGCGGGTACGAATACAGTGCGGATTGAAACGACATCCTCCACAGAATTTGCCAACATCGACTGGCTGGAAGTGACGGGCAACAGCCCTTCGGCAGGGGCGTGCAGCGCTACTTCGCTTGCTGCGGTAGCTTACAAAGAAGAAAACATGAACACAGCAGTGAATGAAGCCGCACGCGTGTATCCTAACCCGGTAGTGAATACCTCCACACTAAGTTTTTACAACAAACAGGAAACAAGGGTGGCAGTCAGGTTATATGATGCCAATGGCGCACTTGTAAGTACGGTAGTTAACAGGGTCTATCCTCCAGGGCAGCATCAATTGAATATTGATTGCAGCAGGCTGTTGAAGGCAGTGTATTTCATCAGGGTAGAGCGGGATGGAAAGTATGAAACATTAAGGATCATCAAACAATAA
- a CDS encoding antibiotic biosynthesis monooxygenase family protein: MIAVIFEVVPKDTQKQAYLDIAASLRPLLEEIDGFISIERFQSLTAPGKILSLSFWRDETAIQQWRNTEMHRMAQSAGRDHVFETYRLRIAAVSRDYGMFERTEAPTDSQEFHDKL; the protein is encoded by the coding sequence ATGATAGCAGTCATTTTTGAAGTGGTCCCGAAGGACACACAAAAACAGGCATACCTTGATATTGCTGCATCCCTGCGTCCTTTGCTGGAGGAAATAGATGGTTTTATTTCCATTGAACGCTTCCAGAGCCTGACTGCCCCGGGGAAGATCTTATCCTTGTCCTTCTGGCGGGACGAAACGGCTATTCAGCAATGGCGGAATACAGAGATGCATCGTATGGCGCAATCGGCAGGACGTGATCATGTGTTTGAGACCTATCGTTTGCGTATCGCTGCTGTAAGCCGTGATTATGGCATGTTTGAAAGAACAGAGGCGCCAACCGATAGCCAGGAATTTCATGATAAATTATAA
- a CDS encoding ArsR/SmtB family transcription factor, with protein METAFKHIAALIGDPTRATILWTLLDGKAFTATELAIAADTSPQNISMHLNKLVQADLLSVESQGRHRYYKFSRKDVAYAIEALANLIPATRNTPVVEQDSAVKYCRTCYDHLAGKIGVAITDSLITQEILSDTFDLSSKGNKWFGKMGIDIDTLKQQRRTFIRPCLDWSERRHHLAGAVGAALLDMMLSADWLRKTRQSRAIVITAEGEKMLEKHFKLAIPN; from the coding sequence ATGGAAACAGCCTTTAAACATATCGCTGCCCTGATCGGCGATCCTACCCGCGCCACCATCTTATGGACATTGCTGGACGGGAAGGCGTTCACGGCTACAGAGCTGGCCATTGCTGCAGATACCTCTCCGCAGAATATCAGCATGCATCTCAACAAACTCGTACAGGCAGACCTTTTAAGTGTGGAAAGCCAGGGAAGGCACCGGTATTACAAGTTCTCGCGGAAGGATGTAGCCTATGCCATTGAGGCGCTGGCAAATCTCATTCCGGCAACACGCAATACGCCTGTTGTGGAACAGGATTCCGCCGTTAAATATTGCAGGACCTGTTATGATCACCTCGCGGGTAAAATAGGTGTGGCTATTACGGATAGTCTCATTACGCAGGAAATACTCTCAGATACATTTGACCTGAGCAGCAAAGGCAATAAGTGGTTTGGGAAAATGGGGATAGATATTGACACCCTGAAACAGCAGCGACGCACATTCATACGCCCTTGCCTCGACTGGAGCGAAAGACGTCATCACCTGGCAGGCGCTGTTGGCGCCGCGCTGCTGGACATGATGCTGTCGGCCGATTGGCTGCGCAAGACCAGGCAATCAAGAGCGATTGTTATAACCGCGGAAGGAGAGAAAATGCTGGAAAAGCATTTTAAACTGGCTATCCCGAATTAA
- a CDS encoding tetratricopeptide repeat protein, with protein MGFFANLFGLRNNKNGQAIPAPALTDIELFDKEFLAAAARYTSRPKEEMSMRVRSEETNEVIPFAIAFPEEFEAWKEVKSIWDRRGIIYKILDNSIGESMKLWQVIERYNIDRYPEHALKIAAEHATGPDLTDANFHMAVARSYFILTKYKEAEERAEKALHLVPNHLKAKILLADILHATHKEERAHELYNEVLRIRLFNDQRKSLSIGELVSFEHDLLHSPVYAIALLKSEPAVTEASWDAIAGEFYHYPHFRAAHAYYLIQKGEHMKGFAKLMVLSKEMPWFKEGVINSYSLMQQLGLEPQMGADKARLEDIIRREHWTV; from the coding sequence ATGGGCTTTTTCGCTAATTTATTTGGCCTTAGAAACAATAAGAATGGGCAGGCCATTCCTGCTCCGGCATTGACGGACATAGAGTTATTTGACAAAGAATTCCTGGCAGCCGCCGCACGTTATACCAGCAGACCCAAAGAAGAGATGAGCATGAGGGTACGCTCGGAAGAAACCAATGAAGTAATTCCTTTCGCCATCGCTTTCCCTGAGGAATTTGAAGCCTGGAAAGAAGTAAAGTCCATCTGGGACAGAAGAGGGATCATCTATAAGATCCTGGATAACTCCATCGGTGAATCCATGAAGCTCTGGCAGGTCATAGAGCGTTACAATATAGACCGTTACCCCGAGCATGCCCTGAAGATCGCAGCAGAACATGCAACCGGTCCTGACCTTACGGATGCCAATTTTCATATGGCAGTGGCCCGGTCTTATTTCATCCTCACCAAATACAAAGAGGCGGAAGAAAGGGCTGAAAAGGCCCTGCACCTGGTGCCGAATCATCTGAAAGCAAAGATCCTCCTGGCCGATATCCTGCATGCTACACATAAAGAGGAACGTGCCCACGAATTATATAACGAAGTGCTGCGTATCAGGCTTTTTAATGATCAGCGGAAGTCGCTGAGCATCGGGGAGCTGGTCTCCTTCGAGCACGACCTCCTGCATTCCCCCGTATATGCCATCGCGTTGCTGAAATCGGAGCCGGCGGTAACTGAAGCCAGCTGGGATGCTATAGCAGGTGAATTCTACCATTATCCTCATTTCAGGGCGGCACATGCCTATTACCTCATCCAGAAAGGTGAACATATGAAAGGATTCGCCAAGCTGATGGTACTGAGCAAGGAAATGCCCTGGTTCAAGGAAGGGGTGATCAACAGCTACAGCCTAATGCAGCAATTGGGGCTGGAGCCCCAGATGGGGGCGGACAAGGCCCGCCTGGAAGATATCATCCGCCGTGAACACTGGACGGTGTGA